The Acidobacteriota bacterium genome includes a region encoding these proteins:
- a CDS encoding glycosyltransferase: MTKLSTTTLLGIVLCVLAGPARAENQASIRGTIIEKRGYAMVGLTVRARNNATGTEYQTTSRAGVDSSSDSRDGFDSLRQLRLITDGIASFSFDNLEPGRYVLASACPGEDRILGSAVVEAGETTEVELLAFPLIETGNVAVDKSIASSEPQGGRYPAGNISYLNVNDTLDIYFMWVYFGILGLLSVYGFYRYRLVYLFLRYHKHRPQPKSKFAPGRLPRVTVQLPLFNEMYVAERLIDAVVKLEYPRELLEIQVLDDSTDDTQRIASAVVNKYFEQGFDIVYHHRAAREGFKAGALEAGLKKSSGEFFLIFDADFVPRPDCIRRLIDYFTDERVGMVQMRWSHINENYSLLTKVQAIMLDGHFVIEQVARNRCGGFFNFNGTAGMWRREAIEWSGGWQHDTLAEDTDLSYRAQLMGWHFVYLADDDVPAELPVEMNAFKSQQRRWAKGVVQVGIKLFRRMWHDPRLSARVKLEQFFRLTGNLAAPLVIALALINLPILIVRYNQGLFHLFALDVPILTFSTVSVIVYYVVTQRYLHPDTWKKSIKYIPFVMSMGIALTFSNARAVLEALLGMKSGFVRTPKYRIEKTGDSWAPKSYVKRGFSFPILELLFAIYFAFTIWYAIDSNTFGTIPFLLIYFCGYAYAVALAVTQARMSLRGK, from the coding sequence ATGACCAAGCTATCCACAACGACCCTGCTCGGGATTGTCTTATGCGTTTTGGCGGGGCCGGCTCGCGCAGAAAATCAGGCCTCGATACGAGGAACGATAATTGAAAAGCGCGGCTATGCTATGGTGGGCTTGACTGTCCGAGCGCGCAACAACGCCACGGGTACGGAATACCAAACAACCTCCCGCGCCGGTGTGGACTCCTCCTCCGATAGTCGCGATGGGTTTGATAGCCTGCGCCAGCTTCGATTGATAACCGACGGGATTGCCAGCTTCTCGTTCGACAACCTCGAACCGGGCCGCTACGTACTTGCCTCGGCATGTCCGGGCGAGGATCGCATCCTCGGCTCGGCAGTGGTCGAAGCCGGCGAGACCACTGAAGTCGAGCTGCTTGCGTTTCCGTTGATCGAGACGGGCAACGTGGCAGTCGACAAGTCTATTGCTTCGTCCGAGCCTCAAGGCGGGCGCTATCCGGCAGGCAACATCAGCTACCTGAACGTCAACGACACGCTGGACATTTATTTCATGTGGGTCTACTTCGGCATCCTGGGGCTGCTCTCTGTTTATGGTTTCTATCGCTACCGCCTTGTGTATTTGTTCCTTCGCTACCATAAGCATCGCCCGCAGCCGAAATCCAAGTTCGCTCCGGGCCGTCTGCCTCGAGTCACCGTGCAGTTGCCGCTGTTCAACGAGATGTATGTCGCCGAGCGCTTGATCGATGCGGTAGTCAAGCTGGAATACCCGCGCGAGCTGCTCGAGATTCAAGTGCTGGACGATTCGACTGATGACACTCAGCGGATCGCTTCGGCGGTGGTGAACAAGTACTTCGAGCAGGGCTTTGACATCGTCTATCACCATCGCGCGGCCCGCGAGGGCTTCAAAGCCGGCGCACTGGAAGCGGGGCTCAAGAAATCTTCGGGCGAGTTCTTCCTGATCTTCGACGCCGATTTCGTGCCGCGGCCCGATTGCATCCGGCGCCTCATCGACTACTTCACCGACGAGCGCGTCGGAATGGTGCAGATGCGATGGAGTCACATCAACGAGAACTACTCGCTGTTGACGAAGGTGCAGGCGATCATGCTGGACGGGCACTTCGTGATCGAGCAAGTAGCGCGTAATCGATGCGGCGGGTTCTTTAACTTCAACGGCACGGCGGGGATGTGGCGGCGCGAAGCGATCGAGTGGTCAGGCGGCTGGCAACACGACACGCTTGCCGAAGACACCGACCTCTCGTATCGCGCGCAATTGATGGGTTGGCACTTTGTCTATCTGGCTGACGACGATGTGCCCGCCGAGCTGCCGGTTGAGATGAACGCTTTCAAGTCGCAGCAGCGACGATGGGCCAAGGGCGTCGTTCAGGTCGGGATAAAACTGTTTCGACGGATGTGGCATGACCCGCGTCTCTCGGCGCGCGTGAAACTCGAGCAGTTCTTCCGGCTGACCGGAAACCTCGCCGCGCCGCTGGTCATCGCGCTCGCGCTGATCAACCTTCCGATACTCATAGTGCGTTACAACCAGGGACTGTTTCATCTGTTCGCGCTGGATGTGCCGATTCTCACGTTCTCGACGGTGTCGGTGATCGTCTACTACGTGGTGACCCAGCGCTATCTGCACCCTGACACCTGGAAGAAATCAATCAAGTACATTCCGTTCGTGATGAGCATGGGCATCGCGCTAACGTTCTCCAACGCCCGGGCGGTGCTTGAAGCGCTGCTGGGGATGAAGTCAGGTTTCGTGCGCACGCCCAAATACCGCATTGAGAAAACGGGCGACTCGTGGGCGCCGAAGAGCTACGTCAAGCGAGGCTTTTCGTTCCCGATCCTGGAACTGCTGTTCGCCATCTACTTCGCGTTCACGATCTGGTACGCGATCGATAGCAACACATTCGGGACGATTCCATTCCTGCTTATTTACTTTTGTGGGTACGCGTACGCGGTGGCGCTGGCTGTCACCCAGGCACGAATGAGCCTCCGCGGCAAATAG
- a CDS encoding YCF48-related protein — protein MLKLRMLSHLLAAAVIFGAGCSTSKAPGVWVAQDTGAGNSFYSANFVNESVGWLNGQSGRSYEPPEGNENANKEGKPKKPGAKVEDPLKANQGFEVLQTTDGGQTWRAIPDQFKNKIRSVWFADPQQGWSLTIDRNILHTTDGGASWTLQRKAGTVMLKLPGNRREPELAQPEQIDQIRFIDSSHGWAWGGGRKDEFAEQPGILLTTIDGGRNWNEIAYPFDQTTSAVFFLDAEHGWASTMGGSFYKTGDGGLNWTRVQTKLPEDVFRSIFFTSPNDGWVVGRSGRLARTNDAGRTWRKMYEIKDQFKMHDIFFTDRDHGWAVGDEGAILYTPDAGESWVDVGGPVPGRLMDVVFVNTRVGWAVGLSGVVLKYEPK, from the coding sequence ATGCTCAAGCTGCGAATGCTCTCCCACCTTCTCGCCGCTGCGGTCATCTTCGGCGCGGGCTGCTCGACTTCGAAAGCGCCGGGCGTGTGGGTGGCTCAGGACACCGGCGCCGGCAATTCGTTTTATAGCGCGAACTTCGTCAACGAGAGCGTTGGCTGGCTCAACGGACAGAGCGGACGCAGCTACGAACCGCCCGAAGGCAATGAGAACGCTAACAAGGAAGGCAAACCAAAGAAGCCCGGTGCAAAAGTTGAAGACCCGCTCAAGGCCAATCAAGGCTTCGAGGTCCTTCAGACAACGGACGGCGGCCAGACCTGGCGAGCGATACCCGATCAGTTCAAGAACAAGATCCGATCAGTCTGGTTTGCCGATCCTCAACAGGGCTGGTCGCTGACAATAGATCGAAACATTCTCCACACAACCGACGGCGGTGCGAGCTGGACCCTTCAACGCAAGGCGGGAACGGTCATGCTCAAATTGCCAGGCAATCGCCGCGAGCCGGAGCTTGCACAGCCGGAGCAGATTGACCAGATCCGCTTCATCGATTCATCGCACGGATGGGCTTGGGGAGGCGGCCGCAAGGATGAGTTTGCCGAGCAGCCTGGCATCCTGCTTACTACTATCGATGGCGGCCGGAACTGGAACGAGATCGCTTACCCGTTCGATCAAACTACTTCTGCGGTATTTTTTCTGGACGCCGAGCACGGGTGGGCCAGCACGATGGGCGGCAGCTTCTACAAGACGGGCGACGGCGGGCTCAACTGGACCAGGGTTCAGACCAAGCTGCCCGAAGATGTATTCAGATCGATATTCTTCACGTCTCCAAATGACGGCTGGGTAGTTGGCCGCAGCGGACGCCTGGCCAGGACGAACGACGCCGGGCGCACCTGGAGAAAAATGTACGAGATCAAAGATCAGTTCAAGATGCACGACATCTTCTTCACCGATCGCGATCACGGATGGGCCGTCGGCGATGAGGGCGCGATTCTCTACACGCCGGATGCCGGTGAAAGCTGGGTCGATGTAGGCGGGCCGGTTCCGGGCAGGCTGATGGATGTGGTGTTCGTCAACACTCGCGTGGGTTGGGCAGTTGGGCTAAGCGGGGTAGTTCTGAAGTACGAACCAAAATAG
- a CDS encoding lamin tail domain-containing protein → MLMRKFISTLCVFFLTTGVLFSVLASRKPQGLSPAAKLTPQVVTLIINEYLADPAAGAAGDANGDGTSNTTQDEFVELVNSGAVPLDISGFTVSDALQVRFTVPAGKIIPPGEAAVVFGGGTPAGTFGNAAANGLVFSAGGAGLSLNNAGDTITVKDSSSSVVVTLTYGSSEGNADQSITRSPDIAGGFTTHSSAAGSGGALFSPGKRVNGSPFTTTDPVIASVAPDVAVVAGGNTPITVTGSNFQAASHVRVDGSMIDTSFGTAMTLDATIPASVINMPGAHAVTVENPGPVISNSVTFTVLPAIGINEYLADPPGSSPGDLIGDANGDGTRDSSQDEFVEVINRTSTPVNVGGYTISDADSVRFTFPPGTIISAGEVAVVFGGGTPTGDFGNAHANNLVFTAALSLNNAGDTITLKDNLNSTVESLTYGSTQGNADQSITRSPDITGGFVNHSTATGSGGRLFSPGTRVDGSTFTAPNPVINSISPSAAIVGSGDVPITVTGSHFQAASVVRVDGSPVDTSFGGAMTLNATIPESVTNVPDAHAVTVENPGPVISNSVTFKVLAAIGINEYLADPPGSAPGDLIGDANGDGTRDSSQDEFVEVINRTNIPVNVGGYTLSDADNLRFTFPAGTIIPASEAAVIFGGGTPMGEFGNALFNGLVFTAALSLNNGGDTITIKDPSAVVIESVTYGTTEGNANQSINRDPDLSGIAFATHSSIAGSGGRLFSPGARVNAAPFTSGPRITSIDPDSAKQGDPPFDMAVAGSGFDGASQVFIDGQSVATMFISSDQLSGHVPANILAASGPHQVQVRNEGGNRSNPVTLTIIPPPPILESLLPSSVIVGSGQFQLFLTGLNFDSLAAALVEGTPVATTFISSNVLRATVPATFTATLGAHLIVVRNSDGRESNAAIFNVIAPTTVITSISPATAIAGGPSLELAVKGANFKSNAKVFFDQTELVTTLVSSSELSANVPASLISGVGIHGIAVQNPDETRSNETVFQVLPDPPLIGSIEPAGVIAGSGDVTVTISGLKFQRGAVVRIVEGLRRGAALDTTFISSERLQARVPDALTRNPGTVSLGVENPDFGFSNVVALKVLIKDPLVINEYLADPPEGAAGDANGDGTRSSSSDEFVEILNRSGDPLDISGFKLFDADAVRHVFPPGTLLPPFEAAVVFGGGTPTGAFGNAADNHLVFKASTGGLSLNNGGDTIVLQDAQGRIVQEIKVSAAEGGAGQSINRDPDGDGSTFAIHTIVAADASRLFSPGTKAAGQTFTIKPRIGSLTPGSIRVGSQQFALTVSGSNFLPGAVVLFGNTALPTVYRSDALLEAQVSAALVTEAGAADVRVKNPRGELSGSVRLLITDDPPRVLRITPETTGTGAVNLEISIGGERFQRGAAVLIQGEAVETRFVSSTALVAIAPSSFFARAAELPLVVVNADGNRSNSLTLTVENGPLITRLSRGKIRAGGGVFELTVGGVAFKPGVVLFVNDIAVSTTYAGDASFTARIPAEMTSQPAVLILQARHPDGGRSNTAKLKVVQ, encoded by the coding sequence ATGTTGATGAGAAAATTCATCTCGACGCTGTGCGTATTCTTTTTGACAACGGGTGTTCTATTCTCCGTGCTTGCTTCGCGGAAGCCTCAGGGTCTTTCACCTGCCGCGAAGCTGACACCTCAGGTTGTCACACTTATCATCAATGAGTATCTCGCCGACCCGGCGGCCGGCGCAGCGGGCGACGCGAACGGAGACGGTACATCAAACACCACGCAAGACGAGTTCGTTGAGTTGGTCAACAGCGGAGCCGTGCCGCTAGACATCAGCGGGTTCACCGTCAGCGACGCTTTACAGGTGCGGTTCACGGTTCCCGCGGGCAAAATCATTCCTCCGGGTGAGGCGGCCGTCGTTTTTGGCGGCGGCACTCCGGCGGGGACGTTTGGTAACGCGGCGGCGAACGGGCTTGTGTTTTCAGCCGGCGGGGCGGGATTGTCGCTAAACAACGCCGGCGACACTATCACAGTCAAGGACAGCAGCAGCTCGGTCGTAGTTACGCTAACCTACGGTTCATCTGAAGGGAACGCGGATCAGTCCATCACCCGGAGCCCGGACATCGCCGGCGGTTTCACCACCCATTCGTCGGCGGCTGGTAGTGGCGGCGCCCTCTTTTCACCCGGCAAGCGCGTCAACGGCAGCCCGTTCACGACCACCGACCCGGTGATTGCTTCGGTCGCGCCCGATGTGGCAGTCGTAGCCGGCGGCAATACTCCAATCACGGTCACCGGCAGCAATTTTCAAGCGGCCTCGCACGTTCGCGTGGACGGCTCCATGATCGACACGAGCTTCGGGACCGCGATGACGCTGGACGCCACGATCCCCGCCTCGGTCATCAACATGCCCGGCGCGCACGCCGTCACAGTCGAGAATCCGGGCCCGGTCATTTCCAACAGCGTGACTTTCACGGTACTGCCGGCCATCGGCATCAACGAGTACCTGGCCGACCCACCCGGCAGCTCGCCGGGTGATCTCATCGGGGACGCCAACGGCGACGGCACGCGCGATTCGTCGCAGGATGAATTCGTCGAAGTCATCAATCGCACAAGCACGCCCGTCAACGTCGGCGGCTATACTATCAGCGACGCCGACAGCGTGCGCTTTACGTTTCCGCCGGGTACGATTATTTCGGCCGGCGAGGTCGCGGTCGTCTTCGGCGGCGGCACGCCAACCGGCGATTTCGGCAACGCGCACGCGAATAACCTGGTGTTCACCGCCGCGCTGTCGCTCAACAATGCCGGCGACACCATCACACTAAAAGACAACCTCAACAGCACGGTTGAGTCCCTCACGTATGGTTCCACGCAAGGCAATGCCGATCAGTCCATCACCCGAAGCCCGGACATCACCGGCGGCTTCGTGAACCACTCGACGGCAACCGGCAGCGGCGGCAGGCTCTTTTCTCCAGGCACGCGCGTCGACGGAAGCACGTTCACCGCGCCTAACCCGGTAATCAACTCGATCTCGCCGAGTGCAGCCATTGTCGGCAGCGGCGATGTACCGATAACGGTGACCGGCAGTCATTTTCAAGCGGCCTCGGTGGTTCGAGTTGACGGCTCACCCGTCGACACGAGCTTCGGGGGCGCGATGACGTTGAACGCCACGATCCCCGAGTCGGTCACCAACGTCCCGGACGCGCACGCGGTCACAGTCGAGAACCCGGGACCGGTCATTTCCAACAGCGTGACATTCAAGGTGCTTGCGGCTATCGGTATCAACGAGTATCTGGCCGACCCTCCCGGCAGCGCGCCGGGTGATCTCATCGGGGATGCCAACGGCGACGGCACGCGGGATTCGTCGCAGGATGAATTCGTTGAAGTCATCAATCGCACAAACATACCGGTCAACGTCGGAGGCTATACCCTCAGCGATGCCGACAACCTGCGCTTCACATTCCCGGCGGGTACGATTATTCCGGCCAGCGAGGCCGCCGTGATCTTCGGCGGCGGCACGCCGATGGGCGAATTCGGTAACGCGTTGTTCAACGGACTGGTGTTCACCGCCGCGCTGTCGCTCAACAACGGCGGCGACACTATAACCATAAAGGACCCGTCGGCGGTGGTGATCGAGTCGGTGACGTACGGCACAACAGAAGGCAACGCCAACCAATCTATCAATCGCGACCCGGATCTGTCAGGGATAGCATTCGCGACGCACTCGAGTATCGCTGGAAGCGGCGGTCGTTTGTTCTCGCCCGGCGCCCGGGTCAACGCCGCGCCGTTCACTTCAGGACCGCGCATCACTTCAATTGATCCCGACAGCGCGAAGCAAGGTGACCCGCCGTTTGATATGGCCGTTGCAGGCAGCGGTTTCGACGGAGCATCGCAAGTCTTTATTGACGGACAGTCCGTGGCGACGATGTTCATCAGCTCGGATCAACTTTCGGGCCACGTGCCTGCAAACATCCTCGCCGCAAGCGGGCCTCATCAGGTACAGGTGCGCAATGAGGGAGGCAATCGGTCGAACCCGGTCACGCTTACGATCATCCCTCCACCTCCAATCCTGGAGTCGCTTTTACCGAGTTCCGTCATTGTCGGTAGCGGGCAGTTCCAACTGTTCTTGACGGGTCTGAACTTCGATTCCTTAGCGGCCGCGTTGGTCGAAGGAACACCGGTCGCGACGACATTCATTAGCTCGAACGTCTTGAGAGCCACGGTGCCCGCCACCTTCACCGCGACGCTCGGAGCGCACCTGATCGTTGTGCGCAACAGTGACGGCAGAGAATCGAACGCGGCGATATTCAACGTGATTGCGCCCACGACGGTCATCACTTCGATATCACCTGCGACCGCTATCGCAGGCGGGCCGAGTCTTGAGCTGGCGGTCAAGGGAGCCAACTTCAAGAGCAACGCCAAGGTGTTCTTCGATCAAACGGAGCTGGTGACCACATTAGTCTCGAGCTCCGAGTTGTCGGCGAATGTGCCGGCATCGCTGATCTCGGGGGTCGGTATCCATGGAATCGCAGTTCAGAATCCCGATGAGACGCGCTCGAACGAAACGGTCTTTCAAGTCCTTCCCGACCCCCCTTTGATAGGATCGATCGAGCCAGCCGGCGTTATTGCAGGAAGCGGTGATGTGACGGTAACGATCAGCGGCCTGAAGTTTCAGCGTGGAGCGGTAGTCCGCATTGTGGAAGGCCTGCGACGCGGAGCAGCGCTCGACACGACGTTCATCAGTAGCGAGCGGCTGCAAGCGAGAGTTCCGGACGCGCTGACTCGGAACCCTGGGACTGTCTCGCTCGGCGTTGAGAATCCCGACTTCGGATTCTCAAATGTCGTCGCGCTGAAGGTACTAATAAAGGACCCGCTGGTCATTAACGAATATCTCGCCGATCCTCCCGAAGGTGCGGCTGGTGATGCCAACGGCGACGGCACGCGCAGCTCATCTTCGGACGAGTTCGTCGAGATATTGAACCGCTCCGGCGACCCATTGGATATATCCGGTTTCAAGCTATTCGATGCCGACGCCGTTCGGCATGTGTTTCCGCCCGGCACACTGCTGCCGCCGTTTGAAGCCGCGGTCGTCTTTGGCGGCGGAACGCCAACGGGTGCTTTCGGCAACGCGGCGGACAATCACCTGGTATTCAAGGCCTCGACCGGAGGGCTGTCACTCAACAATGGCGGCGATACGATCGTTCTTCAAGACGCGCAGGGACGCATTGTACAGGAGATCAAGGTCAGCGCTGCCGAAGGCGGCGCAGGACAATCTATCAATCGCGATCCGGACGGGGACGGCTCAACGTTCGCGATTCACACGATTGTGGCTGCTGATGCGAGCCGCCTGTTTTCCCCGGGCACGAAGGCTGCAGGGCAGACGTTCACGATCAAGCCGCGCATTGGCAGCTTAACGCCTGGGTCGATTCGTGTCGGCTCGCAGCAGTTTGCGCTCACGGTTTCAGGCAGCAATTTCTTGCCGGGCGCCGTTGTCTTGTTTGGCAACACGGCTCTGCCGACTGTTTATCGATCAGACGCGCTGCTCGAGGCGCAGGTCAGCGCGGCTCTTGTTACCGAGGCAGGCGCGGCCGATGTGCGAGTCAAAAATCCGAGGGGCGAGCTTTCAGGCAGCGTGCGGCTGTTGATCACCGACGACCCGCCGCGAGTTCTTCGAATCACTCCCGAGACGACCGGGACCGGCGCCGTCAATCTTGAAATCTCGATCGGGGGCGAACGCTTCCAGCGGGGCGCAGCGGTCCTTATACAAGGCGAAGCTGTGGAGACGAGATTCGTGTCTTCAACCGCGCTTGTTGCCATTGCGCCGAGCTCGTTCTTTGCGCGCGCAGCCGAGCTTCCGTTGGTAGTGGTGAACGCCGACGGCAATCGGTCTAATAGCTTGACGCTGACCGTCGAGAATGGTCCACTGATCACGCGACTGTCGCGTGGAAAGATAAGAGCGGGCGGCGGCGTCTTCGAGCTTACGGTTGGCGGCGTCGCGTTCAAGCCAGGCGTAGTCCTGTTCGTGAACGACATCGCGGTCAGCACCACCTACGCCGGCGATGCTTCGTTTACCGCTCGAATACCTGCCGAGATGACAAGCCAGCCGGCCGTGCTAATTCTTCAAGCGCGGCACCCGGACGGCGGCCGGTCCAACACGGCGAAGTTGAAAGTTGTTCAGTGA
- a CDS encoding Uma2 family endonuclease: MASNPKTRYTPEEYLALERSSETKHEYFNGEIFAMGGASPQHVGIVTNLVVELGSQLKQGSCRVFSADLRVNVDPTGLYTYPDVVVVCEPPEFSDQQKDTLLNPVLIIEVLSDSTKDYDRGGKFEQYRTIESFAEYLLIAQDRPHVEHYVRQLDRSWVLYETNSLDDTIRLKSVPCSLPLSEIYDKIDFPRTR, from the coding sequence ATGGCCTCTAATCCGAAAACGCGCTACACCCCGGAAGAATACCTCGCTCTTGAGCGAAGCAGTGAGACGAAACACGAGTACTTCAACGGTGAAATCTTCGCGATGGGCGGCGCGAGTCCACAGCACGTCGGGATCGTCACCAACTTAGTAGTCGAGCTTGGCTCACAGTTGAAGCAGGGCTCTTGCAGGGTATTCTCCGCGGACCTTCGAGTAAACGTAGATCCAACCGGGCTGTACACCTATCCCGATGTTGTCGTGGTCTGCGAACCGCCTGAGTTCAGCGACCAGCAGAAAGACACATTGTTGAATCCAGTCTTGATCATCGAGGTGCTTTCCGATTCAACCAAGGACTACGACCGGGGCGGAAAGTTTGAGCAGTACCGCACGATCGAATCGTTCGCGGAGTACCTGCTGATTGCGCAGGACAGGCCTCACGTCGAGCATTACGTCCGGCAACTAGACAGGAGTTGGGTCCTCTATGAAACCAACAGCTTGGACGATACGATCCGACTAAAGTCAGTGCCCTGTTCACTGCCGTTATCCGAAATCTACGACAAGATCGACTTTCCGAGAACTCGTTAG
- the glpX gene encoding class II fructose-bisphosphatase translates to MEHELGLDFLRVVEAAGIASAKTMGQGDRKYSDHVAVEAMREIMDTVPMRGEIVIGEGERDAAPMLYIGEKVGLGHKPDVEDVELFPEVDIAVDPLEGTNLCATGSSNAIAVMACSEKGGLLRAPDLYMQKLIVGPSSKGAVDLDAPVKDNLRSIARRLNRDIEDLVVIVLERPRHQRLIAEIREAGARIKLISDGDLSAGISAAVGGSGIHAVMGTGGAPEGVLTAAAMKCLNGQILARFVLKEQLEDIEDRNRIAEGAVERMKEMGISDPGRIYDTDDLAPGKKIIFAATGVTDGTILRGVRFFGTGIRTSSIIMATERTKRVRFIDTVHIEGGPDTVVRF, encoded by the coding sequence ATGGAGCACGAGCTGGGACTCGACTTCTTGCGCGTCGTCGAAGCGGCAGGCATCGCTTCGGCTAAGACCATGGGCCAGGGCGACCGCAAGTACTCAGATCACGTCGCGGTCGAAGCCATGCGCGAGATCATGGACACCGTGCCGATGCGAGGCGAGATCGTCATCGGTGAGGGCGAGCGCGACGCAGCGCCGATGCTGTACATCGGAGAGAAGGTAGGGCTCGGCCATAAACCCGACGTCGAGGACGTCGAGCTCTTTCCCGAAGTCGATATCGCGGTTGATCCGCTCGAAGGCACCAACCTGTGCGCGACGGGTTCGTCCAACGCCATCGCCGTGATGGCCTGCTCCGAAAAGGGAGGGCTGCTGCGCGCGCCTGATCTGTACATGCAGAAGCTGATCGTCGGCCCGTCATCTAAAGGCGCGGTCGATCTCGATGCGCCGGTCAAGGACAATCTTCGCAGCATTGCGCGGCGGCTCAACCGCGACATAGAAGACCTGGTGGTTATAGTTCTCGAGAGGCCTCGTCACCAACGGCTGATCGCCGAAATACGCGAGGCGGGCGCGCGCATCAAGCTGATTTCTGATGGCGACCTTTCAGCAGGCATTTCCGCTGCGGTAGGGGGTTCGGGGATTCACGCGGTGATGGGCACCGGCGGCGCGCCGGAGGGCGTGTTGACCGCCGCGGCGATGAAATGTTTGAACGGCCAGATCCTGGCGCGGTTCGTGTTGAAGGAGCAACTCGAGGACATCGAAGACCGCAACCGGATTGCCGAAGGCGCCGTCGAGCGAATGAAGGAGATGGGAATCAGCGACCCGGGCCGTATCTACGACACCGACGACCTCGCGCCCGGCAAGAAGATCATCTTCGCTGCCACGGGGGTGACCGATGGAACGATACTTCGCGGAGTCCGCTTCTTCGGGACAGGCATCCGCACGTCTTCGATCATCATGGCAACCGAGCGCACAAAGCGTGTGCGCTTCATCGACACCGTTCACATCGAAGGCGGCCCGGATACTGTTGTCAGGTTTTAG